CACTTATCCcggagcctcatttcattattataaTACAATATTAGAAGATTGGAAAAATAGTGGGGTCAGTAAACTCCCGATTACAGCTCAGAAATGGCCGTATTTCACAGTAAACTTCTTTCAccagtaaattcccaataacatccacacacacccagcaaacacaaacattacCGGTTAAATGCTATGTCAGCATATTCCCATAAACTCATCTTTTCGTGCTGTGTTAAGTTTCACACATTGTTCTTTAAGGACTCCTGAAACCTACTGGGAGCAAAGGCTGCCCAATAAAGTCCCTCCGCTTTGTGAACCCGTGCCCCTCACCTCCCTTCCAGCACTGGGCTATCTAGAACAGGTTAGACACTGTGACAAACCCACAGGACATTTATAATATGCAATACGTGCTTTCAGATTGTCTCCTTGTGACACTGTCTGTGTTGTGTCTTGGTTTTTTAGGGAGTGGCAGTGCAGTGATCAAGGCCTTGACAGCTGTTGGGTGTTTCACACCAAAGTATCCTTTTCTGAGTGCAAAAAGATCAGCTATGTGGCCTTTTATTTGAAAGGTAAGTTACAGGTTGTGCAGGTCAAAACTAAATATGATTTACATTTGAGTAAATTAAGATAATGGCAtgaattttcatttttgttttacatgttttaacaagttatggttctttttttttttttttttttttttctgattcccCATAGCGTTCAACCACAAGAGCAGACTACAATCACCGGAAGTACAAGAAAAAGCTTGCTTCATTTGAAGAGAACTGTGCGCTCATTCCCTACCTGAGCTCAGAAATGAGAGGGAACTAAAGACCTCCCAGTGAACGTCCCATGGATTTTGAGTTCAAACTGCGCAAATTCCTGGAAATGAGAGTTACAGAAGCCAGTATTGTTCCATAACTGTACGTGTTTTGCTTTTTggtatattttaaataaaataatgtgcACCAAATAGATATGTGGGTGATTTTTTGATGTAAACAGGGGCCCTGACCAAATTGGGGCCCTAAGCTAAATTTTATTTGGAGGCCCCCCATCACACCTCTTcccatcccaaatgtatcataGGTACAACATTAACATATAACAAAAATCCACTTAACTTGACAaccttattaataataataaatgcacTGCAAGTATAGATATAGTAGTTTGACtatgtcaataaaataaaaattcaacctgaaataaatcaatcaatattaaataaaacacttcaacctgaaataataaataaatattaaataaaacataaaactgaaataaagaaatCTGAGTGACAGATAGCCATCAATTAGCCTACTCAAAAGAAAGTAACGtcaatcccccacaaaaaactgaaagcatGTCAAGCAGTTCTGAAATCAGTTTTCTGAAATCAGTTTTCgttttaaaaacgaaataaaaagtaatataacatctattaaggtactttcaaaagaaaatcagtctataaatgatttatgtgaaaccatgttagagtctcttgctctttaagatacaatcttgctacgcttatacacttttgttgaaatgtcaacccctgtgattattttattttgtgattattttaatttattttatttattttctttttatttaattttagaagtttatcttggaaaaaatgtatagttacatattcgcttgtgtgttgtgaactaatgtttcagttgcaaactaatgtttcttcaaaggaattttgtaaaaaaaaaaaaagtctgaaatCAGCAGTAAACATGCACCTTTTACAGATGCACAGTCTCTTACTTTCTGGAAACAAAGTCATCAGTGAGGTCGAAAACTTCTTAACATCAATTTATATAATACTATAgccaatatattatatattggctAACTGGTCATATGAAAATAAAacgttttatccactgctctgtgtCTACGGAATCCACGCTTGCTTTCGAAGTCTCGCGATAACACACCGGGGTGAGTTTCATCTGTCACCTGAGTTTCGGGACGGGAGGAGAACTACAATAGATTGTAAGATCATTTCACTATTTTCACGCGCTTTTAACTAATGTCTtatttatatatgttcatttgtATTAATTATCGGACACACTGCACGGCCGTTAGGCTGTGAGCTCGTTTTTCTCGCACATTTGACCGCTGTCTCTGTCCTACCGTCAGccttaagtctgatttatggttccgcgttgcaccaacgcagagcctacggcgtacggtgcgcgtcgtcgcgtaccttacggcgtaggtactgcgtcgatttaacgcaaaaCCATGATTCAGGCTTTAGCTGCTAACCTGGTAGCCGCTCCCACACAAATGCGAATATATTGATCTTTATTTACGGTTAGAGATACGTTAAAGCGAATGGTGGGTAATTAACACACCCTCCCTTGTagaatggtatttttttttgtattggtaaaCGCCTGACGAGGATATTTTTTGACGTAGTCGTGCAGAACATTTCAATGTGAACGCAGTCAGGTTGAGAGTCCATGACAACAGTTGAGTCAACAGTCCTGCTCAGGTTCACCTGGTGACAGGTGCTGGAGTCTATGGGGAAAATACATCaatcacatttatttatatagcacctttcatgccggtacatgaaatacaaagtgctttgacatttttttttttttttttactttttatttaaacattttaaacattttacagaACATATCCTGACATATGACTTCACATCAAACAGAAGAAATGactacagagcagagcagaaatGAATCTGCCAAAAGCAAGGTAAATTAAAGAACCACATAattttaatattaaaaatacTAATGGTAACAACGATAAGTAGAAGAGCAAATATCTATGAATAGTGGCTGAGCAGGATTTTATAAAGAGGAACTCCCAAAAGTTCTCCCTCACATCATCCCATCCATCAAACCCTCAGGTATCTTGAAATGCAAGTCCATCTCCGCAGGAAAGTGTCCATTGTGAGCTGTAGACTAGCTGTCATTCGCTCCATCGTGTATACATCTTTCAGTCTCTGGGTCCATTGAGCTATAGTTGGTGGTTTTACTTCTCTCCAGTtcactgtaattatttttttcgCCACCAATaaaagtgctttgacattttgactaaaaaataagcataataaacaaaaaaataaataaaaactgggagaccaaaaaaataaaactgacatacaatatagttaattaaaatgcaaaaatgataaaagttcaaggattaaggctaaaaaataatcagtccacaacaataaaatataataataataaaaactcttcttgctcatatctttctttctttctttctttctttctttctttctttctttctttctttctttctttctttctttctttctttctttctttctttctttctttctttctttctttctttctttctttctttctttctttctttctttcctttcttgctcatatctttctttctttctttctggctaatttctttctttctggctcatttctatctttctggctcatttctatctttctggctcatatctttctttctggctcatatctttctttctggctcatatctttctttctggctcatatctttctttctttctggctcatatctttctggctcatatctttctggctcatatctttctttctttctttctttctttggctcatatctttctggctcatatctttatttctttctttctggctcatatctttctggctcatttctttctttctttggctcatatctttctggctcatatctttctttctttctttctttctggctcatatctttttttctttctttctggctcatatctttctggctcatatctttctttctttccttctttctttctttctttggctcatatctttctttctttggctcatatctttctggctcatatctttctttctttctttctggctcatatctttctttctttctttctggctcatatctttctggctcatttctttctttctttggctcatatctttctggctcatatctttctttctttctttctttctggctcatatctttttttctttctttctggctcatatctttctggctcatatctttctttctttccttctttctttctttctttctttggctcatatctttctttctttggctcatatctttctggctaatttctttctttctggctcatatctttctttctttggctcatatctttctggctcatatctttctttctttctttctggctcatatctttctttctttctttctggctcatatctttctggctcatatctttctttctttctggctcatatctttctggctcatatctttctttctctctttctggctctttctttctttctttctttctttctttcttcatttctttctttctttctttctttctttctttctttctttctttctttctttctttctttctttctttctttctttctttctttctttctttctttctttctttctttctttctttctttctttctttctttttctttctttctttctttctttctttctttctttcttttcttctttctttctttctttcttcacgtacgttgtgcgtcgatttaacgcagaactataaatccgactttacacaaaaacgtcatcaacgggaatttatcgtttttaccgcgagatgacaaattcttaccgtggggaatttttttgacggtttatcatgaacggtaaaatattgcccattcctacaagaaatagataaataattcaaacaaatacctttaaaaaatgttaaacagaataaaactataaaatttgatgctacataaaagccagaccaaagagatgagttttagtctacgtttaaaaaatgtccacattttccagctctctcagatcctccggcaggctgttccacagttttgtttatatatattatgtctCGCCATGTCTCAGACTCAGATAATTGAGATGCCAttgcacaccaaggtgacagaatcttgtgatcaccagttcttcctcttgttaatgtacacttttgtaaactatttgtattttgcatttgatttaatgttttggtgcatctgcatgtgtgtctgtatttaattacagtattgtgtttataatggccttgtttgaataaatatatggcatcattggcctttgaacaatatttgcatatcgtttgggattgattaagcatcaggtctatGCCATTTCATTGATGCTAATATACAGTGTAATTTGGCTactttaatggtaaataatACAAGTTCAAGTCCATAATTGTatcttttaatatttaaaattcacgttTCGTCTCCAAATTAAGtataatttaaatcagtaacatttactattcattagacttttctgaggtggagggcggtgttggaggctggttattttgCTTTATGACTTTAGGACTAGTTattagtcgtgtcaatcctcaAATAGTGCAGAAATAGCGCTAGTGCAATTGCCACACATATTTGATCTCAGCtaattgatgaaaacatttatagtgagttcaacataagACATCCACTGTCGGTTTTATTGCgttgcagttgaatacaacctgATTTGTAAACTAAGCAACTGAACCCAGGATGGTGCTTATGTTCTACAACTCAGGCAAGATGACAAAGTAACTATGTTGTTTTTGGTCTCGATCTTGAGCTGAacttgtcttggtcttgactcGCTCTTGGTCTTGTCCTTGTTTTgacactctctggtcttggtagtgtcttggtctctttttaggcggtcttgactacaagtctatctTCAAGTATTGAATACATCCTTAATGAATTTCTTCCTGCTTGTTGTCTGTGACAGTGAGGATGTCTTTGAATGAAGAGGGTTATGTGGTTCGGATCAGAGGACTTCCCTGGTCCTGCACACAGGAGGAGGTGGCCAGTTTCTTCTcaggtacaaacacacacatagaaaCACACATACCCACACTTGAAACTTAAAACAAGGGATCAATTTCTACTACTGGCTAATAATGTTAGCAGACTTTTATTTATCTTAGTTTTAATATGCCAGATTGAAACTGAATTAAAGTTTTTGTGGTTTGTAGTATTAGCCATTTCAAACAGTATTTTGAAACAACAGGAGTGATTACTCCTGTTAAAGCTGCAGTCCGGGAACTTTCCAAAAGTCCAGTAACTGGCTAGACAATTTGAACACATACAACCTTCATTCCCCTCCCAACCTCTTTGTTTGACTCCAAAAGTGTACCCCTCCCCCCACTGTCGTTAATCAAAGGCATCAGAAAAACTGAACAAATGGAGGAAAAAAGTTTTATATGACGAATTGTTATCTGGATTTAAATGCTACATAACGTTACTTTTAATATTTACTTGGACTTAGTTAGAGTGTTGTCCTCAAGCGTTTACATGGCTTGGACATGAGGACCAGAGAGCTTGCCTGATAACTGCGCAGACACATGCTTGTTCGTTTTGATATAGCTACCATATTACTTCACCAGAAGAAAACATACCAACATATACCAGATCATATACAAAtaacctttaaataaatgaataaatgcaaGCAAACTTCTCAGTAAAATAAAACTAGCCTTAGCTTAAACTGCAATCTGTCTTTTACAATATACATGCATTGCTGTACAACTTATGGTTAACACTTAATCTGCTCCTAAACGCCAAAAAATAAACCAGAGATGAGCAAAAATTGGATAATTACATGTCTAGAAGAAAATACTGCTAATTCCGTATTCAATTAAAAACTCTTCAATTCCCACAGCTCCCTCAACTGCTGAAACACCACTCCTTTCATCAGTTTTATTTCAGACATGCTTGGTATCTTTCTCTTTCGCTTGCTTCTCTGTAACAGTGTTCTTGTGTTTACTTTGCTTACGTGTGGAAACCATGTGTAATCAGTAACTGCTAAAAAAGAAATGGACAACTTTGCCTGCAGTGTTTGTCTGTTTGACATTTCAATAAACCTCTTACAACTGCATCTACGTTTCTTCAAGCAGTGGCTTAGAATTGTTTACATGGAGCACAAGGCTGGACCAAGACCAGTCATCTGATTTCCATATTTAGGCTCATGCAGAACGaagttttgttgcagttcctcgtcCAACTGATAGAGGCTGAATCCAAAAGGGAGTCAATATCCATTGACTCTCATCCAGAGCAGATATAaaaatatttacagcctggatcAGAAAAACATTTCGTTCtgaattgtttgatttcacatccatgacaactctgaggggggtgatttatttattttttttgaacatatttaaaggaaatATTTTGCTGAAAATGTGTGCTAGCAGATATTTCAGCGAGGTTTGGCTAAGcgagctgggagcaaagctaactttgattgacatgcagtGGGCGTGTGTCCCGTCGCTTTGCTGAGCGACCTGGCTGCACGTCATACGAggaaaaacaggcttcaaaaccgctcttcagaaaaaccaatgggtcacgtaTACAGTCTATGTGGGGggcaaaaattacaaaaatacaCTTCCCAACTGCAGCTTTAACTTTCCTGTTttgtaaaaacaaaagagaagtCCAGTCAGGATACAAATTTGTCTCCATTGTCGTTAAACACATTCAATGTTTTGATCACAAGAAAAATCTCAAAGTTGGcactagaaaaaaataaaaatcgtaTTTACATACAGATTGCGACATCATTGGAAAAGTAAATGGGGTGTGTTTCACCTACTCTAAAGAAGGCCGTCCCAGCGGCGAGGCTTTCATTGAGTTGAACACGGCAGAGGATTTTAAGAATGCTCTTGCCAAGGACCGCAAATACATGGGACACCGATACGTTGAAGGTAAGCAATTTACACAACTACGAAAGAGTGACAGACTGAGTATTGGTATTATACTCTTGTGGTATATATCTTCTTCACTTTTCAACTGCTATTCATATTTGTGATTGATTATTAATACTCCAGATGCAAACTATTCTGTTGTCTCTCTTTAACCTATTACAGAGGTGGAGTTGCAGCTTTATATATTTGAGTATTTACATAGGTTGGTTTTATACAAACTCGTGGAAAACTTAGACCATCTCAGAAATGtgccttttattttcttaaattatCATTTCAAGTCACAGATGTGATGTTTGTGTGTCTAAATCAGTGTTCAAGTCAAACCGCAGTGAGATGGACTGGGTGCTAAAACGTAGCGGTCCTGCTGATTATGACAGCTCCAGTGGTTGCATGCTGAGATTAAGAGGACTGCCCTTTGGTTGCAGCAAGGAGGAGATTGTCCAGTTCTTTTCAGGTACGCGGACATTAAAACACTATCCATTTACTATATTTAGTTAAAGCAGCCTGTGGTAATACAAAAACCATTTCTGAAGACCCACTGTTCAGCCACTCTTGCAGTTTTTCCACTGATGACACCGGTGGGTGCTGCAGGCCAAATAAATCAGCGTTTCACTCATATTTTggttaatttgatttatttttccataAAGTTCTTAAGTATAAAAGTCCCATTTAGCATAATTGAAAAGGTtgtgaaatacaaaaaaattaaatgtggTTAGAAAAAACTAACTAGGGAGTTAATGTTCATAAAGTCTCTCCTAAACAATGAATTGTGTCattaaaagaaagaggaaaaaacttTGCCATTTTCACTTTTAGTTGTGCCATTCACTTTGAAAGTCAACATCATGAACACATGTTCTTGGTAGGTTCACAAACATTtcaggttttaatatttttgggcTTATAGTATAGAATGATTTACCTTATGTTCTGTGCATGTATGAGTCTTACAAATGTGTATTTGTTCTCACAGTGTGCTTATTAAATTGATCTTTAGTAATTTTAGTTGTCATTTTTCAGCCAATGTTAAGCAGTTATTTTATGTGCTCAGATGAATTAAATATTGAACCTTAAACAACAGGATGAGCTGGGCTGGTTTGTTATGGGGGAGACGCTCCCACTAGACTGATCTGGATTCAGTATTATCAGTGTTCTAACCTGCTGAAGGACACAGATATGTTAACACAGACAGACCACTGTCAatacttgtttaaaaaaaaaaaaaaaagtttttaaagctTCTGGCCCACTTCATCAAAGTGGAAaatatcttaattaaatgtggttTTAATGCTGACTCCAGGccagtatttgttttatttcataacTGGGGACAAGCAAATGTAAAAGCAGTCCCCCgagtttcccttttttcttagGCAAATCCTTCGATATAATACAGATTTTGTTAATTCGCTGTCATGACATATACTAATCCTGAACGCTGCAATGATGCAGTCGGTGTTTTTCTATTTATTCCATCAGTCAACCTACCGACCTATGTATTTATGTGTGCTTGGGTTGAAGGGTTGAGAATCGTGCCAAATGGGATTACTCTGCCAGTGGACTACCAGGGGAGGAGCACAGGGGAAGCCTTCGTGCAGTTTGCCTCAAAGGAGATAGCAGAAAAGGCTCTGGGGAAACACAAGGAAAGAATAGGGCACAGGTGGGACAGATGGGAGAGGGATGGGCTGGATTGGGTTGGGCTTCTGTTGCAGTATTTAATCGGTGATCATTAGAATATTTATGGTATTAATGGGTCGACTTCTTGTGGTATAGTTTGGTGTGCTAGAATAACTGGCTAAACAACTAAAAATATGATCATGTAATGGGGTGGGTCATGTGTTACTTACTGGGAACTTAATAAGAGGGGTATAATGGGCTTAtggttttaaatgtaaaatattgattaaaaaaaaggctaTTTGACCTTCAAGTTGAAGTTTGTGTGATTACTTTATGTCATAGACAGCAACATCTTGATAAAGTAGATGATTTACAGGTACGTCCTTTATGTGCCGACATTATCTAATGATAGTTTATGGTGGAAGAAAGGATTCAGTGTGGAACTGTTGTAGCCTCTCTTATCAAAGCATCTTTGTGATGCTAAATGAGTAAAACATATACCTTGTTAGGATTTGCTTAGCTATAAAATACAGTAACGAGGTTGGTGTAGAAATCCTTTTGATACAGCCCTAAGCCCAGCTAATAATGATATTGTATTGAAGTTGTTCAGTTTTAGAAtatttttgtgtctttatcTTTTCTCTGTGTAAATCATATCTGAGCCTATCTAAGCCACTTCTACACCTGAACCCTCTCCCCTGTGATCCCTTGGCTTCTCATCCACAGGTACATAGAGATCTTTAAGAGCAGTCGTAATGAAATCAGAGCCTACTATGATGTTCCCCGGCGGGGAATTGGGGGTCAGAGGCCGGGCCCTTATGACAGACCAATGATGTCTGGCCCCAGAGGGGGGTTCTTTGGTCCTGGGTCTGGCCGTGCTGGGGGTCTCATGGACAACATGAGGAGTGGAGGTGGTTACGGAGGAGGTATGAAGATGTTAAAGccatttgagtttttatttcaaTTAAGAAAGAATAGTCtaatgcaggggtcggcaacccgcggctctagagccgcatgcagagcgccgccctagtggctcctggagctttttcaaaaatgtttgaaaaaaaaaaaaagtcctttttttccttctttttcttttttctcctttttttctcttttctttcttcttttttttctttttttcctttttccttttttgatctTGACTTGACATGacatttctcgacatttcgacttttttctcaaaattttgacttttttctcaagattgtacttcaaaattaatctcgacatttcaacttttttttcaaaatttagatttttttcctcaacatttcgacttttttctcgacatttcagacttttttctcaagattgtacttcaacattaatcttgacacttcgacttttttctcgacatttttacttttttctctaagtgcataatgaaaaaaaaaaaatctccccccagttataactaatatagaaacatgcagcatgtgttgtcttcattctaaggcttatacaagacttttcattttttgcggctccagacatatttgttttttgtgtttttggtccaatatggctctttcaacattttgggttgccgaccgctggtctAATGTATTTAGCGGCCCATGTGAAGTCTTATTGTTTCCTGTAGAAAATGAACTTTTCCTACCCATCTGGGCTGTTCCTCAGTTTCATTAATGACCCTCCCCCCAACCTTTCTATGCGAGATGTGTTACAGTTTTTCCTTCTTCGTTTGTGTCCAGGTTACAGTGGCTTCGACAACTACAACGGTTTCAACAACTACTGTTTTGGTAACGGGATGTTTGATGAGCGCatgagaggagagagaggagggagaggtacagtttaaacatcatttaCTCTATGGTCTGCTAAACATACATCTCTACACATGTTTATTCACACAATTCTGtaacatttacattttgtaCAACCTTCAGAAAAATAGTTTGACTCAACTTTTTAAAGTTTAATACTTTGATATGAATAATTAAAACCAAGATCTTGTTTTATAAGGCAGAGACTTGTTGTACAAGTCATTGTATAATTCTTGAAGACCTTTTAAATATGTCtgctactttttttctttgtcttaagCTTTGTTAATTCTTTCAAAGTAAACTGTGTTTCATCCTTACAGGAATGGGAGGCCATAGTTACGGTGGAGGTGACGTTGGCTCAGGTTTTCACAGTGGCCATTTTGTCCACATGAGG
This genomic interval from Cololabis saira isolate AMF1-May2022 chromosome 2, fColSai1.1, whole genome shotgun sequence contains the following:
- the hnrnph3 gene encoding heterogeneous nuclear ribonucleoprotein H3; translated protein: MSLNEEGYVVRIRGLPWSCTQEEVASFFSDCDIIGKVNGVCFTYSKEGRPSGEAFIELNTAEDFKNALAKDRKYMGHRYVEVFKSNRSEMDWVLKRSGPADYDSSSGCMLRLRGLPFGCSKEEIVQFFSGLRIVPNGITLPVDYQGRSTGEAFVQFASKEIAEKALGKHKERIGHRYIEIFKSSRNEIRAYYDVPRRGIGGQRPGPYDRPMMSGPRGGFFGPGSGRAGGLMDNMRSGGGYGGGYSGFDNYNGFNNYCFGNGMFDERMRGERGGRGMGGHSYGGGDVGSGFHSGHFVHMRGLPFRATEGDIAKFFSPLIPLRVHIDVAPNGKSTGEADVEFRSHEDAVAAMSKDKNHMQHRYIELFLNSTSSGAETSRGGGGYYSNSGSGGSRSSGLRGSY